Proteins co-encoded in one Aspergillus fumigatus Af293 chromosome 6, whole genome shotgun sequence genomic window:
- a CDS encoding putative extracellular protein, whose product MKGLFVASALLASCVSGHIQMSKPYPIRSPLNPDANDQKDYSYTNPLSSDGHDYPCKGYANDPFKSVADYTPGQTYELELQGSATHGGGSCQIALSYDKGKTFKVIHSMLGGCPLTSKYNFQIPSDAPSGEALLAWSWFNKIGNREMYMNCAMVTIKGGSQTRQHARDLSPAFSRRAGGFDSLPPLFEANINGPGKCKTIEGQEVNFPLPGPSVEGSLSGKGYQCESNAPFLGSESSSNSPKAAASDQAVASTATSSSAQSPSTPSSSHPVVKPSSSHSPATLSSSHSVTTPSARPTRLHAPLRERPMPSQSSSPEFIYSPQSQSQPTPESGGYLPESQSSPEFAYNPQSASQAAPQSGYRPQSSSQASPQLGYDSQSASQGIPQPGYQPEIQSTPESEYSPQSSSQATPQSEYMPQSAFQSTGNSGYEPDSQTSPEFGYSPQSSSQASQQSGYKPQSSSQASAQLGYQPQSSSLATPQTGYQPESQSNLESGYNPQSESQFIPQSGYIPQSASQSPPEFGYSPQSSSSQGTSQTGYQPESQFNQDSGYSPQSASQKAPEFGYKPQSSQPAAQSGYQPQSSSQSSQFSQSAPHSGYQPQSSQSAAESGYKPQTESQAKPQFGYKPEPESPPKPKPKDNPVPEHAPEPKPAETAPAQGFSKTCEHGEILCGADGQTWAKCDWGKPVQMGPVAAGTRCSHGVIERT is encoded by the coding sequence ATGAAGGGCCTGTTCGTGGCCTCGGCCCTTTTGGCATCATGTGTCTCCGGGCATATACAGATGTCGAAGCCGTATCCCATTCGAAGCCCGCTGAATCCGGACGCGAATGACCAAAAGGATTACTCCTACACGAACCCCCTGTCATCAGATGGACATGATTACCCGTGCAAGGGATATGCCAATGATCCTTTTAAGTCTGTTGCTGACTATACACCCGGCCAAACATACGAACTTGAACTCCAGGGCAGCGCGACCCACGGCGGAGGTTCCTGCCAGATTGCTCTCTCTTATGACAAGGGCAAGACCTTTAAAGTCATCCATTCAATGCTCGGAGGATGCCCTCTCACCTCCAAGTATAACTTTCAAATTCCCTCGGACGCCCCGTCTGGTGAGGCCCTCCTGGCCTGGTCGTGGTTCAACAAGATTGGAAACCGCGAGATGTACATGAACTGTGCTATGGTTACCATCAAGGGTGGTTCTCAGACCCGACAGCACGCTCGCGACCTGTCTCCTGCATTCTCCCGCCGGGCTGGCGGCTTTGACAGCCTTCCACCCTTGTTCGAGGCCAACATCAACGGACCCGGCAAGTGTAAGACGATTGAAGGCCAGGAAGTGAACTTTCCTCTCCCCGGACCTTCCGTCGAGGGCTCCTTGAGTGGCAAGGGATACCAGTGCGAAAGCAATGCGCCTTTCCTGGGCAGTGAGTCGAGCAGCAACAGTCCCAAGGCCGCTGCGTCCGATCAAGCCGTTGCCTCCACTGCTACATCTTCAAGTGCCCAATCTCCATCTACACCTTCAAGTTCCCATCCTGTGGTGAAACCGTCAAGTTCGCATTCTCCCGCGACACTCTCAAGCTCCCATTCTGTGACTACGCCCTCAGCGAGACCCACTCGACTCCATGCACCCCTTCGCGAAAGGCCGATGCCTTCACAGTCCTCCAGTCCTGAGTTCATTTACAGCCCTCAGTCCCAGTCTCAACCCACCCCAGAGTCTGGTGGTTACTTGCCTGAGAGTCAATCTAGTCCCGAGTTCGCATACAACCCGCAGTCTGCATCCCAGGCCGCCCCACAGTCTGGCTACCGTCCTCAGTCATCGTCTCAAGCCAGCCCGCAATTAGGTTATGACTCTCAATCCGCGTCGCAAGGAATCCCACAGCCAGGGTATCAGCCCGAGATTCAGTCGACCCCGGAGTCTGAGTACAGCCCTCAATCCTCATCCCAAGCCACCCCACAGTCTGAGTATATGCCTCAGTCTGCATTCCAGTCTACCGGGAATTCCGGGTATGAGCCTGATAGTCAAACTTCTCCGGAGTTTGGGTACAGCCCTCAGTCATCATCTCAAGCCAGCCAGCAGTCAGGCTATAAACCTCAGTCCTCGTCTCAAGCAAGCGCGCAGTTAGGGTATCAGCCCCAGTCTTCATCTCTTGCAACTCCGCAGACTGGGTATCAGCCTGAGAGCCAGTCTAACCTTGAGTCTGGTTACAACCCGCAGTCTGAATCCCAATTTATCCCACAGTCTGGATATATTCCTCAGTCTGCGTCCCAATCACCCCCGGAGTTTGGGTACAGCCCtcaatcatcctcatcccaAGGCACTTCGCAGACTGGGTATCAGCCTGAGAGCCAATTCAATCAGGACTCTGGGTACAGCCCTCAGTCTGCATCTCAAAAAGCCCCAGAGTTTGGATACAAGCCCCAGTCTTCTCAGCCCGCTGCCCAGTCTGGATACCAGCCTCAGTCATCATCGCAGTCATCCCAGTTTAGCCAATCTGCCCCACACTCTGGATACCAGCCCCAGTCTTCTCAGTCCGCGGCTGAGTCTGGGTACAAGCCTCAAACTGAGTCTCAGGCCAAGCCCCAGTTTGGGTATAAGCCTGAGCCAGAGTCTCCACCCAAACCCAAGCCCAAGGATAACCCCGTACCTGAGCATGCCCCTGAGCCGAAGCCTGCCGAAACTGCGCCTGCACAGGGATTCTCAAAGACTTGCGAACACGGCGAGATACTGTGCGGGGCCGATGGTCAGACATGGGCGAAGTGCGACTGGGGCAAACCTGTTCAGATGGGACCTGTTGCCGCCGGTACGCGCTGCAGCCACGGTGTCATCGAACGTACGTAG
- a CDS encoding fungal specific transcription factor domain-containing protein, protein MSLYEEAAVEYRLRAIQALSEEIRKSQGPNSLHEDEQDAILAIIQILLLHDIAETGISTHGIHITGAMSVCKQLLLADGLNSRRRRAVFFLGNLAWLDIIRAFAGPERLCFSQDIRETVASATDEKFELVNGCPREIFLVIGAALEKAKEYNLGWLSWDEYQVALQSAKHKLYSFDRTARTYPSSDPRWMSTAEAFQYACILRILRLLDPLQQPQSNEIQECVARILDATARIPSDCCLLELLVFPLFMGGSDALSPHSQYYVIARLNEIERRSEFRNPVPRELLEKVWAARAAQAPGDDQNISWTTFTHSPELAQQHDYLII, encoded by the exons ATGTCTCTATACGAGGAGGCTGCAGTTGAGTATCGGTTGAGAGCCATACAGGCTCTCAGCGAGGAAATCAGGAAGAGTCAGGGACCTAATTCCCTGCATGAGGACGAGCAAGATGCTATTCTCGCCATAATCCAGATTCTGCTCCTACACGAC ATTGCCGAGACGGGTATCTCTACCCATGGTATACACATTACCGGGGCAATGTCAGTGTGCAAACAGCTACTATTGGCGGATGGGTTGAATAGTCGGCGGCGACGAGCGGTTTTCTTCCTGGGAAATTTGGCCTG GCTTGACATCATTCGTGCCTTTGCTGGTCCTGAACGGTTGTGCTTCTCTCAGGACATTCGCGAAACCGTCGCCAGTGCCACCGATGAAAAATTTGAGCTAGTCAACGGATGTCCCAGGGAGATATTCCTGGTTATTGGAGCGGCCctggaaaaagcaaaggaatACAATCTCGGTTGGTTATCGTGGGATGAGTATCAAGTTGCTTTGCAATCAGCAAAGCACAAGCTCTACTCGTTCGACAGGACAGCTAGAACATACCCCAGCTCTGATCCTAGGTGGATGTCCACAGCGGAGGCGTTTCAGTATGCTTGCATTCTGCGCATTCTTCGATTGTTAGACCCATTACAGCAACCCCAAAGCAATGAGATACAGGAGTGCGTGGCAAGGATCTTAGACGCTACTGCGAGAATTCCCTCCGATTGTTGCCTCCTTGAGCTGCTTGTTTTCCCCTTGTTCATGGGTGGGTCGGATGCGCTTTCTCCTCACTCCCAATACTATGTCATCGCGCGCCTGAACGAGATTGAGCGAAGGTCCGAGTTCCGCAATCCGGTACCTCGAGAATTGTTGGAGAAGGTCTGGGCCGCGAGAGCTGCGCAAGCCCCTGGCGATGATCAAAACATCTCCTGGACCACCTTC ACTCATTCACCCGAATTGGCACAGCAGCATGATTATTTGATTATTTGA
- a CDS encoding UV-endonuclease UVE-1 produces MLLRPTVSQQQRRLAHALLFQHAAGSHGGLEFGPPQASIRHVSSSRWITQSVSVASQSLSYYLAQSRGRSLVSVRSFGRVSGVIATHSSAGRSLKVLTTPIFPPYLPSRGLSRSPEPVRMPASAVAPDDTLQVGIVPEATKSNDEPFQDFPSDPESDDEVPVEAEELQDALSRPPPANSSYLPLPWRGRLGYACLNTYLRNANQPVFCSRTCRIASILENRHPLADPSQPPHPTKNRPDRDRTPDIARGQAYVESLGLANARDLIKILRWNDKYGIKFMRLSSEMFPFASHKEYGYKLASFASEVLAEVGRVVAELGHRVSVHPGQFTQLGSPRLEVIESSIRDLEYHSEMLQLLKLPPQQDRDAVMILHMGGVFGDKEATLDRFRENYKALSQDIKNRLVLENDDVSWSVHDLLPICEGLNIPLVLDFHHHNIVFDSSKVREGTLDIMDLFDRIKATWTRKNITQKMHYSEPVPSAITNRQRRKHSDRVSTLPPCDPTMDLMIEAKDKEQAVFELMRRFKLPGHDLFNDVLPYTRTDENRPFKPPRKTKKNGGFVDLEAQVPLAPTVPEEEVGMGGPERRVYWPPGMEEWLRPKKIIRVKARQSPAKSNVSKRNAKGNEDSSQIQDEDADEENEGPATPKPKNSRPPKRTGSVKKQTSRKRKASPTPPSTPSVSDIEGLDLAKPPILSGTETANTRRSRRATTAKKVNYAESDSAC; encoded by the exons ATGTTGCTGCGGCCCACTGtttcgcagcagcagagaagaTTAGCTCatgctcttctcttccagcatGCCGCAGGTTCCCATGGTGGCCTGGAATTTGGCCCGCCGCAAGCTTCGATTCGCCACGTCTCCTCGTCACGGTGGATAACTCAATCGGTTTCTGTGGCGAGCCAAAGTCTTTCTTATTATCTAGCTCAGAGCCGTGGACGTTCCTTAGTATCTGTTCGCTCTTTTGGACGCGTTTCTGGCGTGATTGCGACACATTCCTCGGCTGGTCGATCGTTGAAAGTACTGACCACGCCAATTTTTCCTCCATACCTGCCTTCAAGAGGATTGTCGCGATCTCCGGAACCTGTTAGAATGCCAGCCAGTGCTGTTGCGCCGGACGACACCCTCCAGGTTGGGATTGTCCCAGAAGCGACCAAGTCAAACGACGAGCCATTCCAGGATTTTCCTTCAGACCCTGAGTCAGATGATGAAGTTCctgttgaagcagaagagcTCCAGGATGCTCTCTCGCGTCCCCCACCTGCAAATAGTAGCTACCTTCCGCTCCCTTGGAGAGGCCGATTAGGCTAT GCTTGTTTGAATACATATCTACGGAACGCGAACCAGCCAGTGTTCTGCTCTCGGACCTGTCGCATCGCGTCCATTCTTGAAAACCGACACCCACTTGCGGATCCCTCGCAGCCGCCTCATCCGACCAAGAACCGCCCTGATCGGGATCGGACGCCTGATATTGCCCGCGGCCAGGCTTACGTTGAGTCTTTGGGACTGGCCAATGCGCGAGATCTGATTAAGATCCTGCGCTGGAATGACAAATATGGCATCAAATTCATGCGGCTGAGCAGTGAGATGTTTCCCTTCGCCAGCCATAAAGAGTATGGCTATAAACTTGCCTCGTTTGCATCAGAGGTCCTCGCTGAGGTTGGCCGCGTGGTTGCCGAACTCGGTCATCGAGTGTCCGTACATCCTGGCCAGTTTACTCAGCTTGGCTCGCCCAGGTTGGAAGTCATTGAAAGCTCGATCCGCGATCTAGAATATCACTCAGAGATGTTGCAACTCCTCAAGTTGCCTCCGCAGCAAGATCGCGACGCTGTCATGATCCTCCACATGGGGGGTGTATTTGGCGATAAAGAGGCCACACTGGATCGGTTCCGGGAGAATTACAAAGCTCTTTCCCAGGATATCAAGAATCGGCTTGTTCTGGAGAATGACGATGTAAGCTGGTCAGTGCATGATTTACTGCCCATTTGTGAGGGGCTGAATATACCGCTTGTCCTCGACTTTCATCACCACAATATCGTCTTCGATTCCAGCAAAGTGCGCGAGGGTACTTTGGATATCATGGATCTTTTCGACCGGATCAAGGCAACTTGGACACGTAAGAACATCACGCAGAAAATGCACTATTCGGAACCTGTTCCCTCCGCCATCACGAATCGGCAGCGGCGAAAGCACAGCGATCGAGTGTCCACGCTTCCACCTTGCGACCCGACCATGGATTTAATGATCGaggccaaggacaaggagcaAGCCGTGTTTGAATTAATGAGGCGGTTTAAGCTGCCTGGCCACGACCTTTTCAATGATGTATTGCCTTACACGCGAACCGATGAGAACAGACCTTTCAAGCCCCCTCGTAAAACCAAGAAGAACGGAGGGTTCGTTGACCTCGAAGCTCAGGTCCCTCTTGCTCCTACCgttcctgaggaagaagtaGGCATGGGAGGTCCAGAAAGAAGGGTCTATTGGCCACCAGGTATGGAAGAGTGGCTTCgaccgaagaagatcatTCGTGTCAAAGCACGGCAGAGTCCGGCAAAATCGAATGTATCGAAGAGGAAcgcaaaaggaaatgaagacTCGTCACAAATACAAGACgaggatgctgatgaggaaAATGAGGGACCGGCGACCCCCAAGCCTAAGAACTCTCGTCCACCCAAGCGCACTGGAAGTGTGAAAAAACAGACaagcaggaaaaggaaggctTCACCGACCCCTCCCTCTACTCCGTCGGTCTCTGATATCGAGGGTTTAGATTTGGCGAAACCGCCCATTCTTTCTGGTACTGAGACTGCCAATACTCGTCGTAGCCGACGCGCAACGACCGCCAAGAAGGTCAATTACGCGGAGAGCGACTCTGCATGCTAA
- a CDS encoding phosphatidate phosphatase App1 family protein translates to MSQYESSASTSWGAGGGGRRKKVYEYLKAANELRQTYTAQWAAQRNNQRDYNEDYYNIPGAFSDVEITRSGNEEMVLFPSYARRLVKGKRPEVQARQRRDSTSTIDEYRGVSDDPGPASEWPRYEDEHAVVAVDVRGWVYVPHRGPMTRKHRLLIALARKLSGIPAPNTTSADDGNATVAVGTPTKTSGASEEEMVDQEMQSIINNAEKSADPVWKGSASADRSSSAAFEKATQISQLSKDELTVANAHLMERLRPFLTNPRAAMPVTVFFYNDEQSQSRNIMTDESGHFNLRAALSFVPTHIRVLASEELSATKEIQIIEPTGVSLISDIDDTVKHSAITNGAKEIFRNTFVRELADLTVDGVTDWYNELAKMGVEIHYVSNAPWQLYPLLERYFKLVGLPPGSFHLKQYSGMLQGIFEPTAERKRGSLEQILRDFPERKFILVGDSGEADLEVYTDIVLANPGRILGIFIRDVTTSDHKDFFDKSVDHLEGVPARSHSTSVLVDDSDSTAKRPPLPPRPPRESPGPSTDAASIDNGDLIDLRDEEGEKNVSVTTPKPANLRMPPMKPSKPSSLRAVTTNSESTENGASSQTQDVIRRKPAPPVPPRRQIATGQEESSSSPRAPAQSTSYAGGVPNAAQSVTNSLPAGTKQLPIRPKISDGNGTVDQPSDATRSARPKQAPPPPPPRRTITGISTATSDSPVDRPASQKIVSYPASAAAAAYQFASERLNMSASPATSLRSRASTPSLSLSSTNSVNNQPDSSSVPPPPLPNKREELWRRRWERANELLAEQGVVLGSWRVGKDMKDVSVFLVQQAIEDMQNDSKTHSDPKA, encoded by the coding sequence ATGTCCCAGTACGAGTCATCCGCGTCTACATCATGGGGCGCCGGGGGTGGCGGGCGGCGCAAGAAGGTGTACGAGTATCTGAAGGCGGCTAATGAGCTACGGCAGACATACACGGCGCAATGGGCGGCGCAGAGGAATAACCAACGTGATTACAATGAGGATTACTACAATATCCCTGGTGCGTTTTCCGATGTGGAAATCACGCGGTCTGGAAATGAGGAAATGGTTCTGTTCCCAAGCTATGCGAGGAGACTTGTGAAGGGGAAACGGCCGGAGGTTCAGGCCCGTCAGCGCCGCGATTCGACTTCGACGATTGATGAGTACCGCGGTGTGTCGGACGATCCAGGGCCAGCGTCCGAATGGCCACGATACGAGGACGAGCATGCAGTTGTGGCTGTCGATGTGCGAGGCTGGGTCTACGTACCTCACCGCGGCCCGATGACCCGGAAACATCGCTTGCTGATTGCGCTGGCCAGGAAGTTGAGCGGCATACCTGCTCCTAACACTACATCGGCTGATGATGGCAACGCGACTGTAGCGGTTGGAACTCCTACGAAAACGAGCGGGGCTAGCGAGGAGGAAATGGTGGATCAAGAGATGCAGTCTATCATCAATAACGCGGAGAAGAGCGCAGATCCTGTGTGGAAGGGCAGTGCTTCCGCTGATCGCAGTTCAAGTGCTGCTTTTGAGAAAGCCACGCAAATCTCGCAGTTGAGCAAAGATGAgctgacagttgcaaatgcacATCTCATGGAGAGACTGCGCCCCTTTCTTACAAATCCCAGGGCGGCAATGCCTGTGACTGTCTTCTTCTACAATGACGAGCAAAGCCAATCAAGAAACATCATGACAGACGAATCCGGCCACTTCAATCTCCGTGCAGCACTGTCATTTGTACCAACTCACATCCGCGTGTTGGCCTCGGAGGAACTGTCCGCTACAAAAGAGATTCAAATCATCGAGCCAACAGGTGTCAGCTTGATTAGTGACATTGACGACACTGTGAAACATTCTGCCATTACAAACGGCGCGAAGGAAATTTTTCGGAACACATTTGTCCGCGAACTGGCCGACCTCACAGTGGATGGTGTCACTGATTGGTACAATGAGTTAGCCAAGATGGGTGTAGAGATCCACTACGTCTCTAACGCACCATGGCAACTTTACCCGTTGTTAGAACGTTATTTCAAACTGGTTGGACTTCCTCCAGGGTCCTTCCACCTGAAGCAGTACAGCGGCATGCTGCAGGGAATTTTTGAGCCTACTgcagaaagaaagagaggctCTCTGGAACAAATCCTGCGGGATTTTCCTGAACGCAAGTTCATCCTGGTCGGCGATAGTGGAGAGGCAGATCTGGAGGTCTATACTGATATCGTCCTGGCAAATCCTGGCAGAATCCTGGGCATCTTCATTCGTGATGTCACCACGTCAGACCATAAGGACTTTTTTGATAAGTCTGTCGATCATCTAGAAGGCGTCCCTGCTCGAAGTCACAGTACTTCTGTACTTGTCGATGACTCGGATTCGACAGCAAAGCGGCCTCCATTGCCACCTCGTCCGCCGCGCGAATCCCCAGGGCCATCTACAGATGCCGCTAGTATTGACAATGGTGACCTGATCGATCTACGGGACGAAGAAGGGGAGAAGAACGTATCGGTAACTACGCCCAAGCCTGCAAACCTCCGTATGCCGCCCATGAAGCCGAGCAAACCCTCCTCTCTTCGAGCCGTGACAACGAATTCGGAGTCGACAGAAAATGGAGCTTCTTCTCAAACTCAGGATGTCATCCGGCGCAAGCCTGCCCCTCCAGTACCCCCTCGCCGTCAAATTGCAACAGGTCAAGAGGAATCGTCGAGCTCCCCTAGAGCACCGGCGCAGAGTACAAGTTACGCTGGCGGCGTCCCGAATGCAGCCCAGTCGGTCACTAACTCCCTCCCAGCGGGGACAAAGCAGTTACCGATCCGTCCTAAGATTTCTGACGGCAATGGCACGGTTGATCAACCATCTGACGCGACAAGGTCGGCACGTCCTAAGCAAGCCCCTCCGCCTCCACCGCCGCGGCGTACAATTACAGGGATTTCGACTGCGACTTCGGATAGCCCCGTTGACCGGCCAGCATCTCAAAAAATAGTGTCATACCCAGCTTcagccgctgctgccgcgTATCAATTCGCTTCTGAACGTCTCAATATGTCTGCGTCGCCAGCTACTTCACTGCGATCGAGAGCTTCGACCCCGTCGCTGAGTCTCTCCAGCACCAATTCTGTGAACAATCAACCAGACTCGTCATCTgttccacctcctccactGCCTAATAAGAGAGAGGAGCTGTGGCGACGGCGTTGGGAACGGGCTAACGAGCTCCTAGCGGAGCAGGGGGTTGTGTTGGGCAGTTGGCGTGTGGGAAAAGATATGAAAGATGTCAGTGTGTTCTTGGTACAACAGGCCATTGAAGACATGCAGAATGATTCCAAAACACATTCTGACCCAAAGGCATGA
- a CDS encoding acyl-CoA dehydrogenase family protein: protein MSKTFNRAEVAKHNTEDSLWCIIDHRVYDLTDFLDAHPGGSVVLAQVAGQDATTDFYNLHRQEVIDKYRDQLCIGTIEGETPEIVSPEPGSLSTVPYAEPLWLRPEFKSPYYKESHRRLQRAMREFTDRYVTPEAQEKERDGTYISQKLIDKMAEENVLAMRLGPGKHLHGRKLLGGVVDGKEFDYLHDMIVAQEMVRSNARGFQDGNMAGMVISLTAVQQWLRNAPLREKVTEEVLSGRKKMCLAITEAFAGSDVAGLKTTAKKTPDGKHYIVNGTKKWITNGMFADYFVTGCRTEKGFSVLLIPRGEGVETKQIKTSYSTAAATAFVQFENVKVPVENLLGEEHKGFIVIMSNFNHERFTMVCAVIRMCMTVTEECMKWCNQRIVFGKKLIEQPVMRQKLARMISLCESNQAWLESIAYQMCNMTYAQQAAHLGGPIGLLKSHATRCAQEIADHATNIFGGRGITQSGMGKVIEMFHRTYKFDAILGGTEEILADLGVRQAMKKFPKAVL from the exons ATGTCCAAGACCTTCAACCGCGCCGAGGTCGCGAAGCACAACACCGAGGACTCCCTCTGGTGCATCATCGACCACCGCGTCTATGACCTGACTGACTTCCTGGACGCCCACCCAGGCGGCAGCGTCGTCCTCGCCCAAGTCGCCGGCCAAGACGCGACAACCGACTTCTACAATCTCCACCGACAAGAGGTCATCGACAAGTACCGCGACCAGCTCTGCATTGGCACCATCGAGGGCGAGACTCCCGAGATTGTCTCTCCCGAGCCGGGCAGCCTGAGCACCGTTCCCTATGCCGAGCCGCTCTGGCTGCGGCCGGAGTTCAAGAGCCCCTACTACAAGGAAAGTCATCGGCGGTTGCAGCGGGCGATGCGGGAGTTTACGGATCGGTATGTGACGCCTGAGgcgcaggagaaggagagggatGGGACGTATATTAGTCAGAAGTTGATTGATaagatggccgaggagaaTGTGTTGGCTATGCGGTTGGGGCCTGGGAAGCATTTGCATGGACGGAAGTTGTTGGGCGGTGTGGTGGATGGGAAGGAGTTTGATTATCTGCACGATATGATTGTTGCGCAGGAGATGGTTCGGAGTAACGCGAGAG GTTTCCAGGATGGAAACATGGCCGGGATGGTCATTTCGTTGACAGCTGTCCAGCAGTGGCTGCGCAATGCTCCTCTACGCGAGAAGGTCACCGAGGAAGTTCTGTCGGGGCGCAAGAAGATGTGCTTGGCTATCACCGAGGCATTTGCTGGCAGTGATGTGGCCGGTCTCAAGAcgacggcgaagaagacACCAGATGGAAAGCACTACATTGTCAATGGCACTAA GAAATGGATCACCAACGGCATGTTTGCTGACTACTTTGTCACCGGCTGCCGGACCGAAAAGGGGTTCTCTGTGCTCCTGATTCCTCGCGGCGAAGGTGTCGAGACCAAACAAATCAAGACCTCTTACTCCACCGCGGCTGCCACGGCATTTGTTCAATTCGAGAACGTCAAGGTCCCCGTCGAGAATTTGTTGGGCGAAGAACACAAGGGTTTTATCGTGATCATGAGCAACTTCAACCACGAGCGCTTCACCATGGTCTGCGCCGTCATTCGCATGTGCATGACCGTCACCGAAGAGTGCATGAAGTGGTGCAATCAGCGCATTGTCTTCggaaagaagctcatcgagcAGCCTGTCATGCGTCAAAA GCTCGCTCGAATGATCTCTCTCTGCGAATCCAACCAGGCCTGGTTGGAATCCATCGCTTACCAGATGTGCAATATGACCTATGCTCAGCAAGCTGCTCACCTCGGCGGTCCTATCGGCCTCCTCAAGTCTCACGCTACCCGCTGCGCGCAGGAGATCGCAGACCACGCCACGAATATCTTTGGCGGCCGTGGGATAACCCAGAGCGGAATGGGCAAGGTTATCGAGATGTTCCATCGGACATACAAGTTCGATGCTATCCTCGGTGGCACGGAAGAGATCCTGGCTGATCTCGGCGTGAGGCAGGCCATGAAGAAATTCCCCAAGGCGGTGCTGTAG
- a CDS encoding CENP-S family protein has translation MDPNEEVSLEERLKSALWLSIGKIVDEETIKLGVNATPQFIGALTEMVWTQIETVSQDLEFFAKLTRCLRRRHAGRSTINVSDVMLLARRNEGLESILRAFVDQQREEES, from the exons ATGGATCCGAATGAGGAAGTTAGCCTTGAAGAG CGTTTGAAATCCGCTCTTTGGCTCTCCATTGGCAAAATTGTTGACGAGGAAACCATCAAGCTCGGCGTCAATGCTACTCCTCAGTTCATTGGAGCTTTGACAGAGATGGTATGGACTCAAATTG AAACCGTTAGTCAAGATCTGGAGTTCTTTGCCAA ACTGACAAGGTGCCTCCGACGCAGACATGCCGGCCGCTCTACGATCAATGTCTCTGATGTGATGCTGCTTGCGCGCCGCAACGAAGGGTTAGAATCTATTCTTCGAGCTTTTGTCGAtcagcagcgagaagaggaatCCTGA